The genome window GTTGGAAAGAAATCATATTACACCCAAGGACACCAGTATATCTAGAGCTGGAAATTATTCTTGTGTTGACTATActagaaaaggcaaagaagatgtagacaaagaagaaaatgattCCAAAATGGGCTTAAATTCTTTGAGAGATAAGGATATAAATTTGTGCATGGAGAAGCCAAGCTGTTCCCCTGTACAAACTTGTATACAGACTTTGATTTGTGCTGAAACAGCAGACCTTtctaaaaatgaggaaaacttgacaatttctgaaaatatagaGGAAGTAATTTCGCAAACAGAAGAGAATGCATCTGAGGTACAAAAGGATATTAGATCTTTTCCAGAAGCAAAAGGtcctgaggaggaaagagaacgGATATCAGAGTCTGAAGACAGTGATTCTGATGGTATGTGCTTTTTAGTTGTgtaaaaagataagaaaataagaCCTTATTGTTCATGTAGTCATTTGAAGTTAAGCTTTTCTCCTAgtaagaaatgctttaaaatacatcGATTCCTACATAAGTAGgaggtgggaagaaaaatctgagcTATGATTTTCCCCTTAGTGTGTTATGATTTATCATTGAAAGCTGACTGTACAATACAGAGAATCAGGAAAGCATGCTGTTGTATACATTGAACTTAACTAGTGTATTAATGGTTAACCACTTGGTTTCTGTAATTTCGCAATCCTTATATCCATTTACTGcatacagtaaaaaaacccaaaaactaaTGCCCAAGTTAAAGCCATGTACAAATACTTAGTTTTAAACAAGCAGCAGGAAGttgaaatcttttattttcctttaataggAAGCTTTATTGAAGTGGTTACTGAAATCAGTAATAAGGCTGAGTTTGCTACTGAATGCGATGAAAAACTGGGTGATGAAACAGTTCTTCCAGAAGGGGAGACAGGGCACCACAATACTGTCACTCAGGACTTGCTGAAGGAGTCTGATGAAGTACAGTTCGCCAGCAGTCAGAACGTTGAAAGAGAAGATGATGGTAAAGATGCAGGGGATGAGTGGCAAGACATCAATTTGGTAACTCCTTATTTGGTTTGAAGtagtttttaaggaaaactatTGGACAGCTTCCTACTGTTTCATTGCTTTCTCGTATATGTATCTAATTCTgtgggaactttttttttctttaaagatgatGGTTAACCATAATTGCTCTGAAATCTGGAGGAAACTTTAAGGTTTTAGCACTCTGATGAGCAGAGCTATCTCTGGTCTTATAATTTACTGCATTAGAGAAACTACAACACTTTCAAGCGTGAATTAACAGAGCATATGCTACTAGAATAATTATAGTAGGGAACTTCGTGCTTTACTTAAGTAAGTATACCTGAATTGTTGAAATAATGAAAGTCTCATCTTTCAGGAAGAACTAGAAGAATTAGAAAATGACCTCTCTGCTGAGCAGAACATGCTTCAGGCtcaaaaacagcagcaggagcgTGTTGCGGCTTCTGTAACAGGACAGATGTTCTTGGAAAGCCAGGTAGTATTTGTTGAAGTATTTTGATTTGATACAGCATGATGTGGTCCTGCCCTCCACCCCAGTCAAACATTTTCTCAAAAGCTGTTAGTAATTTTGCTGAACTATGGGTCACCTTTTTTCCTTGAAGGAGCTTGTTCTGTTTGGTctgcttgatttaaaatattgaaagtaTTTAGATAATCTTGAATTCCAACAATTTTAGATAACTGTTATAACATtataaaacagtaataaaattatgaatagatcaacattttttaaagcaccGACTTTTTAAGGTTGGGCCGGTTTGATCCTTGCCTGTTGCTGTGAAGGGTGCAAATTGTAACTTCTTAACATCTTGTTGTTCATTCAGCAATATGAAATTGGTGTAATCTTGGTGTTAGGTAAATTGTGATTTCTCCTAAGGATTAAAAGCTTACAGGAAATCCATATGGTAGTCCAGATTTATTCTCTGGGTAACTGGTTGTAAAGAATCTCACCAGTAACACCTGTGTAAGCCTGTAACTTATGTTTCAGTATTAGTATTTAAGGGTTAATGCAGTCTAGTGCAGGGACTACTTGCAATACAATGTCTTGAGGTTAACATATCCATAATGTAGTGGACTGGTGTTAGAATAGTTTATTACATCATAGATGCTAACGTTAATTCTGAGgaaatatatatgtgtttttAGTTTATTTGCATAAAAGGGCTAATTTAGATAATCTTTAAATgattaaaatttttgtttcctttgttaaACATTTGCTCATATTATATCttgacatgatttttttttttttttaaaggccagTAGATTGTGCTTTTGTAATATTACATGTCATATAATGGTAGATACACCTTTGTAATTGTTAGTCTTTGACcttgtgctttttctctttattacAGTAAAAGTTTAAGTCTTGAGACTGACTTTCTTAGGGTACAAAAACCAGCTGCAGTGAGAAAGAGATGTGTGTATGTGCAGATACATGAATGCAtatcaaatacatatttaataaattttacaCCTTAACTTTTGCAGTGATTATTACATCCAACTTGGGAGCAGGAGAGTAAATGCAAAGCATAATTTCTGGAGGTGCTGTAATCCAGAATTGTGTTACTAACACAAGCCTGTAAACCTAGTGTGTGTGAGATATTTAACTGATGCTAAAAAATCTATTGCATAAAAGCAAATTGTGTAAAATGTGTCGAAATACATGTATGTGAAAACACTATCCAAAGGGTGATTAGTCTGACCACTGTTTCCTGCTTGATACAAATGTTTCTCATATGCTTTCATATTACTCTCTGAGCTAAGGTGATGACTGATTgactgtttttttatttaattttttatttaacctACATCTTTCTTTCGTGGAGCCCACATAAATGTAACGCATTAACTTTTCTTCATGTTATAGAAAGCACAATACTTCAGTATGCTTGTGTAATTAAGACAGCAGATTCTCAGCCTGCATAGTAATAGTGTGATCATGTGGTGCCTGACTTATGTGGTACTGTCTGCCTGAGAGGAGTAAGTGGATCTCCCCCTTTACTTAACTGTGCTTGGCACTTTTTAGTAGCAGTTAAGATTTGCTGTGGAATATTAAGTACCTCCCAAGTGTTAATCTAGCAGTTCTGAGTCAAGCAAAAGTATAATAGAAGTTTATTCTTTTGTTGAAATGTTAACTGTCTTCTCTGTATCCTACAGGAGCTTCTCCGTCTGTTTGGTATTCCGTATATTGAAGCTCCAATGGAGGCAGAGGCACAGTGTGCTGTATTGGACCTTACTGATCAGACCTCTGGGACAATCACTGACGATAGTGATGTTTGGTTATTTGGTGCACGACATGTTtataaaaatttcttcagtCAAAACAAATATGTGGAATATTATCAGTATGTTGATTTTCAAAACCAGCTAGGTAAGCCTTGGGTATTGATTTGTTAAATACAGCCTTTGCTAAGACGGCACTGCTGTGTATCtttttaaagttgtattttctgcagaattttgtGTGTCTGTTATTACAGTGCCTTTTCATTGGAGAGTCTCTAAAGACGTGCAGTTGGGTTGCTGATTTTATTGCCAGACAACCCCTCTAAATTTGCAGACACCTGCAATTAATACACTGAGTTAGTGTGGTGATCAAGGCTGGAGCTATGAACTGTGGTACCCGTTTCTGGGTAAATGTCAGCATGAATTTTCTGACATGGTGGAAGAAATTATATTCTGATGTCACCAGGTATAGTCTTCTGGAAATGAAAGTTAATTTTTGGACATGCTGACACATAATTTATTAGAAGAGGATCTggcatatataaaatatgtatgctCTGTAAAAGTTTTgtgggtgggttggtttgtttttggtctgttttgtttttcccctgaTAGTCTTGCTTTGTGTGCCTAGACACATGTCCCTCCTTGTgtccactgattttttttttttattttatttattttattatttttttaaaaaaaatctaagctCCTGAAGCTAGTCAGTGGAAATCAGTCTGGTTGGCTCATGCCAAGTGGAAGTGGTCAGCTGaattcttcctcctttctggcTGTTTCACAGGCTCTTTCGGTCTACTTAGCAACTGCACTAGCACAGAGCAAAAGGCTTCCAGTTTGGGAACGCTTTTAAGCAGCAGAGACATTGATATTGTGGACTAGAATTCAAACTGAGTGCTTCTATTTCTGGTTCAGGGGTTATTAAATTCAAATCAGCATTAGATGAGAACAGGACAGTAACTGGAGATCTGATCTTTTAGAAACCCAGAATTTCCCATGGTCTTAACATTGTAAAGTTTTAGTTTTGGCAAGATGCATTTGCAAGTTAGTGCTTGAGCTAGCAGTAGCATTTTGTCACTGCTCCAAAATACAATGTAGCAAATTCTGATGTtgaattaaatgtaattttacagAGTTAATGcttttgtgttcctttttttttttgcctttcagataatgtattttttaatttgtaagagATGCTGAATCTactgggtttgtttggtttatgCTCTTTCTTTTACAGGGTTGGATCGAAGCAAGCTAATTAATTTGGCATACTTGCTTGGAAGTGACTACACTGAGGGTATCCCAAATGTTGGCTTTGTGACAGCAATGGAGATTTTAAATGAGTTTCCTGGACATGGCTTGGAACCTCTCTTAAAATTCAGGTATTCTTCATcgtattttgcttttttgtctcTCCATAAtatgaatgttatttttatgctgCTTAAGCGTACAACAAAACATATGATCCTGTGATCATCATTGCATATCATTAAGGAGGCTAAGttaactgtaaaataacatGAGTCCATTATATCACTATTTGAAATGGCAGGTAGATAAGGTGACATGTTGATACAGCAATTGCAGTGAGACTAATGAAGACAACAGAACAGCTGTAGAACTGTGTGACTGCCTCTGAGTTCAATGCAGAGCTGAATCAATAGTGAGTGGAGGTGTATTCTGCCTGAGTTTGTGAGAAGGTACTGTAGCTTGCTCATATAGAAAAGAGACAATGAGTGAGGAATGGGTGATCTGGAAAGAGACAGACAAGCAGACTGTGGAGAAGAACAAGATTACAAGATTTGAAGAGGGCCAAGCCAGTTCTATTGGCAATGGCAAGGATGGttagaattctttttttattatttatttttttattttttctttcttgcacaccaaaaaaaaccaccccaaaattATCATTATGTATGGAACATCCTCCCTAAGTGAGGCTGAATTTAGGGCCTTCTGTTTAGTGGTTTATGGGGAATCCATGTGATGCTTGCTACTGTGGCTTACAATGGCTACATTTACTGTgtatgttttgtcttttctactTTCAGGTTGTATGTCCGTTTGGCCATTTTTTATTTGGAAGTTTCCCACCTTGTTTCATGTAGTAACCGGAGTAGGGAGGCTAAGGCTATTGAAATTAGCATGGTGGCTCTTGATATTCCAAGTCATATTTTATGGAGGCAAATGAATGCTTTCCTCGATGTTTTTCAGTGAGTGGTGGAATGAGGCCCAAAAGAATAAGAAATTGAGACCTAATCCACGTGATACCAAAGTCAAGAAGAAACTGCGGGACCTGCAACTTTCTTCAGGTTTCCCAAATCCAGCAGTGGCAGAAGCATACCTGAAGCCTGTAGTGGATGAGACAAAGGGTTCATTCACCTGGGGGAAGCCTGATATAGAGCAGATCAGAGAATATCCTTTTACTATGTGGCAGGACTTGTTAGCTAGAAGTACTGGGATTAAAGTTCATAAGCCTTGTTAGTGAGTCAGTAATGGAGTGTCAAGTTCTTAACATCTCGTTGGTGTGAGGGACCCCCGGGCTCGTCTGTATGCGCTTTCCTACAATGACATCAGCTCTGGAATGGAAGGGAATGCAGCCATGCATGTGTGGCACTCGGGGCTGCTCTGTCCTCCTGACAGAATGGGCTGCTTCACTTTGCGTGCAAAGAGAATCTCATAGCTGGACTGCCTAGTTTGTTGCGATATGCTTCTGTAACTGTGCTGTGCCTGTTTCTAGACTTAGAGTGGGATTGTCTGCATGCTCCTGATGTATGTTTACAGTCTTTCACAAATAAGTTTCAAAACTTTATTAGAAATGATGATTCAGTCTGCAATTTATGCCTAGTTATTCACTGCATTTCTTGCCATAATGTCTGTTTCTTGCATGTGTTGCAGCTCGAGCTGCAGCAAATTGTTGAAAAGTAGATGACAATGCGTGCAGAGCTAATAGTGTTTTAAACAGTAAATGAAGCTTCCAGTGCATACAAGTGCAAGAATAAGGTTTATTTATAAGTATTTTGATTTATAGCAGTATTGTATAGCCAAAACAAGTTCTGTCTTGGAAGACACTCTTTTGGAAATGTTGATATTAGAGAAAATTCTGTATTAGAAATGTAACAGCGTGATTGAGACATGTAGTGTAATACTGGAACTACATAAGTCAGCTCTAACAACTTAGAgtattttctctggttttgtagCAGAAAAAGCTGTGGAGTAGGGCAACTTTCCTCCAGACATGGGTTGGTTtgagtaattttcattttatatgttTACAAAATACTAGTAATAGCTGTTTTGTAAAGTTCCTTAACTTTCTGTACATTCTGTCAGGATCACTTTGGCTGGACTAGGACAAAGATAGATGAAATCCTGTTGCCTGTGATCAAACAGCTGAACTTGCAGCAGGTAAAGTATAAAACTATGTATAGCTTAAGGGTAACTGGAAGATTTAGAGAGCAGCATCTTAAAATGAAGAGCAAGGCTTTAATCTGAAGtacatttctgagaaactggGGTTTGGCCATATTTTTTgatctttatatatttttttaaagttgttaaACTTCTctagacttctttttttttatgatttggGTTTGCTGTGAGGCACtacataattttaattgttGTTTTCAAATTTGTTACCTTTCAAGCACCTATCTTAAGTCCAGATTGCTGTTTGTTCTGGGTGTACATGAAACTACAGGTACCTCAAGCACCTTTAGTACTTTTAAAAGGCAGCGTGCTGTCtctagaaattatttataaaaatgacCCTGAGATTTTGGTGGAGTGAGACTGACCATTTAGTACCATCTACATCCTTTGAGGAAGAGTGCACACTGAATTGTTGAGCAAGTGTCCAATGATACTATTACTCttaatttccaaataaatgttCTGTCAACTTTAATAAAACTTAAAAGTGAATCATAGGTTATGCTGTGATACTGTGAAAGTCAGTTGTAAAATTGATTACCTGAGGTcagattcttttcttcttttgccatAAGCAAGGTAGGCATGTAGTCTAAACCACTGTTCTAGGTTCTCCCTATCACTCAAATGAGTGAAAGGTACCAAAACCCATAGTTAAATCCATATACTTTCAGGTGGACTGGAACATCCTTTGGAAGCATCTGTCTGGTTTAGGTAATTTTAAGGATAATATAGAGAGCTAGCTTAGTCTATTACAGCAAACCTAGCTGTGATTGAGTAACAAAGGCCCAGCATGTGTGACTACTTCTAGTTCTGCTCTTAAATCTATACTGTAGCAGCACATGTTACAATGAACTTGTTTCAAATAACCGCATTTTGTTGCACTAGCATATGCAAATGTAAAGTGCACTTGTGACACTTGCTTAGTAAACATTCTGTTGTTTTAACAGCTTGAAGCTAAATATGTGTTTGTAAGGACATACTTAAGAGCACTACAGAGACTGACTGTATTAGGGTTGAAAATAGCAACCAAGTCTAATCATCATCAGCATAATACTTATACAATTTCACTGGGGTTTGCTTATTAGTTTCTTTAAAGGTGCTTGTGTAATTTATAATAAAGCGTGGGTATTACTATAATAATGCATCTTATTGTTCATATCTATTTGCATGCATATTAATTCCATTAGTTCTTTGTCGTGCTTTAATTTGGGATGCTTTATGGTATAGCTGAGAAAACAACTGCATTTCCATCACAAAACATCCAAAggtatttctctgttttatttctgatagACTCAGCTTCGAATTGATTCATTCTTCAGACTGGCCCAGCACGAAAAACTAGCTATTAAAAGTCAGAGGTTGCGCAGAGCTGTGACTTGtctgaagagaaaggaaaaagaagcagatgATGAAATTCggaaggctgctgctgttacGGAGATGGAAATTAAACAgcatggggaagggaaggggggaggtACTGCAGGCTGCACAAATCATCAAGCCGTGGCAACGGAAGTCCAaagtggaaagagaagaaaacactcAGATTCCAGAAAAGAACGTTTATGTGGAGGTGGTTTTATTGGGAATTTGCAGCTTTCAGAAACTTCTAGTGACTCCTCAGTAGAGGAATCGGAAAGCAGAGATCTAGGCaagagcaaaaggaggaaaaatgtctCTGCAGTGGAGATGGCAGACCATAAAGAGAGAAAGGGGTGCAGTAGCTCAAGTAGTGAGGATGAAGAACTGGGAAAGATAGTCATGGTGACTGCCAAACCTGTGTTTGagggcagaaaaaagaaatcacgGAGTAAGagaggaattaaaaagaaaaagccttaaagaaaagccttaaaaaagAGAGACACTGTGCGTGTGGATTTTATGACTTAAGCTTTGTAAATATTCTAATGAATTtcagataataaaataataagttATCCCTATAATATGTCATGCATTTTTTGTCCAGAACTTAAATAGGAGGCattttaaacaatgaaaaaatagttaaaGACCTAGATTGGACTTGATACAAGTTTTCGGGtttgagattttaaaactgAGCTAAAATGTGATGTCCGCTTGTTTGCGTTCTGAGGTGAAAGAGCTGTTAAAATCACATGCGATCTGTTGCTTCCTTAACCTTGGCATTAAATGAAATCGTGAAAACTACTTCGATTATTTCTAGGTGTTGCGAGAATGAAAGTGAGTTCATTTAGGTTTTTTATCCCGATTTCCTCATTCCCTTCACTCGGCATGTCTTGAAAGTTTTGTGCTGAAAGTAATGTTATTTACATCGTGAGACAGTGTAAGCCCTCATAAAATCTCATGGGAAATCATGCAGTACAGTAATTCCTTACATAATCTGATGTGCAATAATTGTTTGAGTGTTGTCATGCTTCTAGATTTGTAGTTACATGACCATGTCCAAAGCCAGAATTTCTTTGCAGAAGTGATGATCAGGGGTATCCACTGGTTGCAGCACTTATGTCAGGTTAATTTGTGAGAGAAACCATGTTTTAGGCTCAGAATTCTCCCCATCTCACTTGTCTCTGAATGGTTGTAGGATCTATTTCTCGCTCCTGTGGACTGAGGTAGAAAAGCACTGAATGCTGCCGGTTTTACTTGTGTTTTTGCAGTACATTTCAGtcctccttgcttttctttgtcttctcaTTTGATATTTCTACTTCATTTCTCATCGTTTCATTCTTTGAAAGGCCAGGTCCGTACAATGAAGTTTCATATGAAACATTAGCCTCCCCTAAAAGGATGAAGGGCTGAGGTGAACTGGGTGGGATTTGGCCTTTAGAGCTGCAGACAGTCTAATACTTCATGTATGGTGTTTACTAGGCAAAACAGATCCCTTTTGATATTACTCTTGTAAAAGATTATAATATTTTAAGCAAATTCTCAGTGTAGACAGTTTACAGCAGCTTTTTGCAAATCactgatttttgctttaaaagtgtGGATGGGTCGTGGTGATTTGTTTGACAGCTGGTAAACGTAGAAAAGCTCCTGTTAATTTTTTCTGCCAAGTGTAGGAAAGTAGAGAGACCTTCAGTTCTCTGCAGGGCTTGATTAGTATTTTTGTACAATAGTTATTATTTTTGAGTGGCGCCTAGAAACCCCAGTTGAAGTTTAATTTTGCTAAAAGCTGTTTTAAGAGGCAGTTCCTGTCCTGGATTGGTTATAGTCTAAATAAGAGAAGTCTTGGAGATACCTGTATTTGTTCCCATGCAGTGAGTGTTTGCAATCTGTTGGGCGAATGTGCATCTTGTATATACAAAAGAGAAGAATTGTGTATTTATGCACGTTGACAGCTGTCTCATGGGGTAAAGTGAGGTAGGATTTTGGGTGTTAGGTAGCTTGTTACAGTTCCGCATTCCAATGTGCGCACACGTTTATATAGCCGTGCCACAGATGCATCCCTGTCCCTTTGTAATTTGCCCTCTGTGCTTGGAAGACCCCTTTGACGGATGGGGTTTTGCTCTTCAGTTATGTTTTAGTAACAGTGAGTGGTTACTAGCACTCTGTCACTACCTTATTCTTGTAAAAAGTACTCAAAAGTTGGTTATGTGGCAGGTTGGAGTGCCCTTGACTGGGTGGTGCCTACGGCTGTTACAAAATCTGCTCCCTTACGTAAGTGTGTGGTGCCCACTTCATGTTCATGCTGCAGCTGTCGAGATTTATtactgctgctggtgtggggATATTGTCAGTGTGTGACATGCTACAGAGCACAATTCTGCCTGGGAGAGAATAGACGGGGCAGATAAGGACTTTTCTGTTGGAGTTCAGTCTTTGGAAAGCTGCAAGAGATTCGGGTAATGTTGGCTGAAATGCAGTGGGTGCCAGTGCTGTTCCACTTGTCTGTGTCTTTTACTCTAAATTGCTTTATCATTTACTTTAAACAGCATTACTGGGCAACTGAGCTGTTGTGCGCTGTGTAGTTGCTTGTAGTACTCCTGAATTTGTATGTTAAAGTCAGGCAGGTTGTTGTGTAGCTCAGTATACCTCAAAGGATATttttagaatggaaaaaaacagaagtacagGATCACAAAACACAAAGGTTTTCCCTTACAGGATGATTTTATAGTGCAATGTTGCTTGTGCTTTGGAATGCAAAGGGAATGATTATTAACctgttatttttatcttctaatgggaagaaaaattgtctttttataTACTTCTGAGGTAGATGACAAGCAGATGGGGGTTTGTGACATTTACTGCTTACTGTCCCAGTAGTTTCTAATTATACTTGTTATTCTGAAGATGCTTACGAAGACTTTGAATCCCgttgaatttcttttctgtgcctgtcctagttttggctgggatagagttgattttcttcctaCTAGCTGCTACAGTGCTATATTTTGcatttaggatgagaataatgttgataacacactgacgTTTTCAGTGGTTGCCAAGCAGTGTTTACACTAAGTAAatgacttttcagcttctcgTGCCCTGCCCatgaggaggctggaggggcacaaggagttgggaggggacgcagccaggacagctggccccaactggcGAAGGGGATACTCCAAACCGTATGGCATCGTGCTTagcatataaactgggggggaaagctggctgggggttgctgctcggggactggctgggcatccgTCAGTaagtggtgagcaattgcattgtgccttgtttgttttgtatattctaactcttttatcattattatcattactattatttttttccttttctttcccattaaactgtctctgtctcaacccatgaattttctcacttttacttgtctgtttctttatttataCTCCCACAGGAGTATAAGGCTTTAGTGGGCACGGGCGCACAGTGTGCCCTAATGCCATCAAACCCCATCTGTATTTCTAGAGTGATGGGGGGATCCCGACAGCTAACTGTATTGGAGGCGGAAATAAGCCTGACTGGGAACGACTGGCAAAAGCTCCCCGttgtgactggcccagaggcTCTGCGCATCCTTGGCACGGGCTGCCTCAGGAGAGGGTATTTCAAGGACCCACGAGGGTACCGGTGGCTTTTGGTATAGCTGCCTTGGAGACAGGGGGAATTAAACAGCTGCCTACCTTGCCCAGTCTCTGGGGAGGACCCTTCTGTTGTGGGGTTGCTGAGGGTCAAAGAACATCAGGTGGCAGTCACTGCCACAGCAGTGCACCAGCGGCGATACTGCACCAGCcgagcctctggcagaaagcaccaggggagACTCAAGGTTGACGCTCGGGGGCTGGGATTTAGGGATACAGAGGACCCGAGgcctgctgtgctggaaaacatACTGTCAGCATAAGAAGGGGTTTGAGCTGCTTTCACATGTGGTTGGTACTGaagcccagctcctcctggcaccccgacagctggtgctgggctggatgttcAAAGAGCTGGGACAGTCCCCTCTACACATCATGCAGCTGATGGTACATGGAGTAACTGGGTCACACTGATCACACAACAGGCTTGAATAGGAAACCCCAGTCACCCAGGAATCTTTGAAGTGATAATGGACGGGCCAGAAGGCAAAGATTTTGGAATAGCACCAGAGGAGGAGGTCATATGTGCTGAAGAGACCCCACTGTATAATGAACTAccagaaaatgagaagcaaCATGCCCTGTTCTCTGATGGGCCTTGTCATATTGTGGGAAAGCATCAGAGGTGAAAGGTGGCTGTATGGAGTCGTATATGACCTGCTGAAGAAGGTGGTGAATCAAGTTagtttgcagaggtgaaagccATTCAGCTTGCTTTAGACATTGCTGGATGAGAAACGTGGCCAGTGCTCTGTGTCTGCACTGACTCGTAGATGGTGGTAAATGCCCTGTGGGGGTGGTTGCAGTGATGGAAGCAGAGCCACCAGCAGCGCAGAGGCaaacccatctgggctgccACATTGTGGCAGGATCCTGCTGCTCAGGTAGAGAAC of Falco cherrug isolate bFalChe1 chromosome 2, bFalChe1.pri, whole genome shotgun sequence contains these proteins:
- the ERCC5 gene encoding DNA excision repair protein ERCC-5 isoform X1, translating into MGVQGLWKLLECAGRPINPEILEGKILAVDISIWLNQAIKGARDRGGSSIRNAHLLTLFHRLCKLLFFRIRPVFVFDGEAPLLKKQTLAKRRQRKEVALSDSRKTTEKLLKTFLKRQVIKTALKGKRNEVLPSITQVRREGIDDIYALPPLEDEEKNSSAEEDEKEWEVRMGQKKILQEELCENPYSVDIESEDFKKLPPEVKHEILTHMEELTKRNRTLFEAMPEESNDFSQYQLRGLLRKSNLNRCIENVQKELNQQHSGEIQTQYENEGGFVKEVESRRVVSEDTSHYILIKGIQARESTTRDFETTAGPSSEMLEFTKLNKVNEAPANTKLVTSDKLQTEKDNKVVTAPPSPRTLLAIQAAMVESSSEEELGGENTGRLNMYQSITEEGSVSPRTLRAIQQALSDDGRREEVVTVKTGGVLPERSDLKDFLLSSSDEEDQFPEDKEGKKIPTFTIHSSNQVIMQDTECEQKSQELERNHITPKDTSISRAGNYSCVDYTRKGKEDVDKEENDSKMGLNSLRDKDINLCMEKPSCSPVQTCIQTLICAETADLSKNEENLTISENIEEVISQTEENASEVQKDIRSFPEAKGPEEERERISESEDSDSDGSFIEVVTEISNKAEFATECDEKLGDETVLPEGETGHHNTVTQDLLKESDEVQFASSQNVEREDDGKDAGDEWQDINLEELEELENDLSAEQNMLQAQKQQQERVAASVTGQMFLESQELLRLFGIPYIEAPMEAEAQCAVLDLTDQTSGTITDDSDVWLFGARHVYKNFFSQNKYVEYYQYVDFQNQLGLDRSKLINLAYLLGSDYTEGIPNVGFVTAMEILNEFPGHGLEPLLKFSEWWNEAQKNKKLRPNPRDTKVKKKLRDLQLSSGFPNPAVAEAYLKPVVDETKGSFTWGKPDIEQIREFCQDHFGWTRTKIDEILLPVIKQLNLQQTQLRIDSFFRLAQHEKLAIKSQRLRRAVTCLKRKEKEADDEIRKAAAVTEMEIKQHGEGKGGGTAGCTNHQAVATEVQSGKRRKHSDSRKERLCGGGFIGNLQLSETSSDSSVEESESRDLGKSKRRKNVSAVEMADHKERKGCSSSSSEDEELGKIVMVTAKPVFEGRKKKSRSKRGIKKKKP
- the ERCC5 gene encoding DNA excision repair protein ERCC-5 isoform X3, with amino-acid sequence MGQKKILQEELCENPYSVDIESEDFKKLPPEVKHEILTHMEELTKRNRTLFEAMPEESNDFSQYQLRGLLRKSNLNRCIENVQKELNQQHSGEIQTQYENEGGFVKEVESRRVVSEDTSHYILIKGIQARESTTRDFETTAGPSSEMLEFTKLNKVNEAPANTKLVTSDKLQTEKDNKVVTAPPSPRTLLAIQAAMVESSSEEELGGENTGRLNMYQSITEEGSVSPRTLRAIQQALSDDGRREEVVTVKTGGVLPERSDLKDFLLSSSDEEDQFPEDKEGKKIPTFTIHSSNQVIMQDTECEQKSQELERNHITPKDTSISRAGNYSCVDYTRKGKEDVDKEENDSKMGLNSLRDKDINLCMEKPSCSPVQTCIQTLICAETADLSKNEENLTISENIEEVISQTEENASEVQKDIRSFPEAKGPEEERERISESEDSDSDGSFIEVVTEISNKAEFATECDEKLGDETVLPEGETGHHNTVTQDLLKESDEVQFASSQNVEREDDGKDAGDEWQDINLEELEELENDLSAEQNMLQAQKQQQERVAASVTGQMFLESQELLRLFGIPYIEAPMEAEAQCAVLDLTDQTSGTITDDSDVWLFGARHVYKNFFSQNKYVEYYQYVDFQNQLGLDRSKLINLAYLLGSDYTEGIPNVGFVTAMEILNEFPGHGLEPLLKFSEWWNEAQKNKKLRPNPRDTKVKKKLRDLQLSSGFPNPAVAEAYLKPVVDETKGSFTWGKPDIEQIREFCQDHFGWTRTKIDEILLPVIKQLNLQQTQLRIDSFFRLAQHEKLAIKSQRLRRAVTCLKRKEKEADDEIRKAAAVTEMEIKQHGEGKGGGTAGCTNHQAVATEVQSGKRRKHSDSRKERLCGGGFIGNLQLSETSSDSSVEESESRDLGKSKRRKNVSAVEMADHKERKGCSSSSSEDEELGKIVMVTAKPVFEGRKKKSRSKRGIKKKKP